A part of Dehalogenimonas sp. W genomic DNA contains:
- the hemA gene encoding glutamyl-tRNA reductase, protein MPLFIYGVNHSATPVHIRERLSITSSRLKTGLEMLRDYFPHAIILSTCNRTEIYFLAHSGSDKNILTFFGEWSKLSRLELEQYLYTYQDYEAMHHLFEVAAGLDSMIIGEYEVLGQVKQSLEAARQSEMTSLKLERLFDHAILAGRRVRAETGISQNALSISSVAVDQVESIAGNLERCKILVIGAGEAGWLAAETIVKRGGRLSVYNRSSDKARLLVDSLDNASLAKGHLICELEATDVAISCTSAPHLVVGYDLVVEVMKSRPERPLVFIDIAVPRDIDDRARDIANVHVFNIDDLNHICQQNRAKRLAEVDRAKTILAVEMDRFYMWWQSQKNRPVIQALYQKAEVIRRQQYEETVKALHQSDDFTLEKIDAMSQAIVNKLLHSVVDKLKLEASRDNYLDELVQELFNLKVMKDEKSEV, encoded by the coding sequence ATGCCATTGTTCATCTATGGGGTTAACCACAGTGCCACCCCGGTTCATATCCGGGAGAGACTGTCCATTACCTCGTCGCGGCTGAAAACCGGACTTGAAATGCTGCGTGATTATTTCCCTCACGCCATAATATTGTCCACCTGTAACCGGACTGAGATTTATTTTCTGGCACATTCCGGTAGTGATAAAAACATCCTGACTTTTTTCGGTGAATGGTCCAAGCTGTCCCGTCTGGAGCTTGAACAGTATCTTTACACTTACCAGGATTACGAAGCCATGCACCACTTGTTTGAGGTTGCCGCCGGTTTGGACTCCATGATTATCGGAGAATATGAAGTACTGGGGCAGGTGAAGCAGTCGCTTGAGGCTGCGCGTCAGAGTGAAATGACCAGTTTGAAGCTGGAAAGATTATTTGACCATGCTATTCTTGCCGGTCGTCGGGTCAGAGCTGAGACCGGAATAAGCCAGAATGCCTTATCCATCAGTTCCGTGGCTGTTGACCAGGTAGAAAGTATTGCCGGTAATTTGGAGCGATGTAAAATACTGGTGATTGGCGCCGGTGAAGCCGGTTGGCTGGCAGCGGAAACTATCGTTAAACGCGGCGGCAGATTGTCCGTCTATAACCGGTCTTCCGATAAGGCTCGCCTGCTGGTTGACTCGCTGGATAATGCGTCATTAGCGAAGGGTCATTTAATATGTGAACTGGAAGCGACCGACGTCGCCATCAGTTGCACCTCCGCCCCTCACCTGGTTGTCGGTTACGACCTTGTTGTTGAGGTGATGAAGTCCCGGCCTGAGCGACCGCTTGTATTTATTGACATCGCGGTGCCCCGCGACATTGATGACCGGGCGCGCGATATCGCAAATGTACATGTATTCAACATTGATGACTTGAACCATATCTGTCAGCAAAACCGGGCCAAACGGCTGGCTGAGGTTGACCGGGCGAAAACTATTCTGGCTGTTGAAATGGACCGATTTTATATGTGGTGGCAATCCCAGAAAAATCGTCCGGTCATTCAGGCCCTGTATCAAAAAGCTGAAGTAATCCGTCGCCAGCAGTACGAAGAAACCGTTAAAGCACTGCATCAATCCGATGATTTTACCTTGGAAAAAATAGATGCCATGTCGCAGGCAATAGTAAATAAACTTCTTCACAGCGTCGTGGATAAGTTAAAACTGGAGGCCTCCCGAGACAATTATCTGGACGAACTGGTTCAGGAGTTATTCAACTTGAAAGTGATGAAAGATGAAAAATCTGAGGTCTGA
- a CDS encoding cobalt-precorrin-5B (C(1))-methyltransferase: MKTMTIDREHLRRGFTTGACATAAARAAALALIGQKRVTAVEISLLTGETVAFDVSECRYSRGEAVCRVIKDAGDDPDITHHAVVEATLRWTDTPGIKLAGGEGVGTVTRPGLEVPVGESAINPGPRKMITGELIPLLGTCEGGRGFSVTVAIIGGEALAKRTLNPRLGIVGGLSVLGTTGIVIPYSLDAYKASIPQSVSIAKACGCPKVVASTGRRTEKYAQAANDLGEECFILVGDFMDEALRACGEKGVPEAEIWCMVGKASKLAAGEINTHFTKSDIDIGLLAGIAVEMGASEELQTELGTTVMANEFLSKLPIEMVPDFCRRLSLAAASRCADFTGGGLVKVVCVVCDYDGKILGRSDD; encoded by the coding sequence ATGAAGACGATGACCATAGACCGCGAACACCTCAGGCGAGGTTTTACCACTGGAGCCTGTGCCACCGCCGCAGCCCGGGCAGCCGCACTCGCCCTTATTGGTCAAAAGAGAGTAACGGCGGTGGAAATCAGCCTTTTAACTGGGGAGACGGTGGCTTTTGACGTTAGTGAATGCCGATATTCCAGGGGCGAGGCGGTGTGCCGCGTCATCAAGGACGCCGGAGATGACCCGGATATTACTCATCACGCAGTTGTGGAAGCCACCCTCAGGTGGACTGATACACCCGGCATCAAACTCGCCGGCGGCGAAGGCGTAGGGACAGTAACCCGTCCGGGTCTGGAAGTGCCGGTGGGTGAGTCGGCTATTAACCCCGGACCCCGGAAAATGATTACCGGTGAACTCATCCCGTTATTAGGTACTTGTGAGGGCGGCCGGGGGTTTTCGGTGACGGTGGCCATTATCGGCGGCGAGGCACTGGCGAAGCGCACCCTCAATCCCCGTTTGGGTATTGTCGGAGGCTTATCTGTATTAGGGACTACCGGAATCGTCATACCGTATTCGTTGGACGCTTATAAGGCCAGCATTCCGCAATCGGTGAGTATCGCCAAGGCCTGTGGCTGTCCCAAGGTGGTGGCGTCGACCGGACGCCGCACTGAGAAGTACGCTCAGGCGGCGAACGACCTTGGTGAGGAATGCTTTATTTTAGTCGGCGATTTCATGGACGAGGCGCTTCGGGCTTGCGGTGAGAAAGGTGTCCCTGAAGCAGAAATCTGGTGCATGGTCGGCAAGGCGAGCAAACTGGCGGCGGGTGAGATAAATACCCATTTTACGAAATCCGATATTGACATCGGCCTGCTTGCCGGCATTGCGGTCGAAATGGGCGCGTCCGAAGAATTACAAACCGAGTTGGGTACAACGGTCATGGCTAATGAGTTTCTCTCAAAGCTGCCTATTGAAATGGTTCCCGATTTCTGCCGCCGTCTCAGTCTCGCGGCGGCGTCACGCTGTGCTGATTTCACTGGTGGAGGACTGGTTAAGGTTGTATGTGTCGTCTGTGACTATGACGGAAAAATCCTGGGGCGAAGCGATGACTGA
- the cbiE gene encoding precorrin-6y C5,15-methyltransferase (decarboxylating) subunit CbiE, with protein MTDKLVHIVGISGGRESVPPATREIIETAELLIGGARLLKMFPEIKAERLAIGHNLPEVIAAVKDNLPRRRVVVLASGDPNCYGIAKNLTGALGPDNIKIIPGISAFQLAFAAVKISWDDAVLSSVHSRPIDDIIGLVRQNQKVSLLTDRDNTPSKVAQTLIAAGIDRQVYVCQDLGTGDEQVFSGTLAEVAAAEFSPLNVMILLGELPPKQDMPFFGQDDTSFIFRTPDKGLITKMEVRAISLAKLGLRDDSVVWDIGAGSGSVSIEAARVARCGRVFAIERAAESLEGLKANVAKFSDGNISVIEGGAPEALIGLPDPDAVFIGGSGGRINKILAKISGRLNTQGRIVLNLATIENLTEARQALNDLGFDSDMIMLNISRSRAIGSLTRFEPLNPVFILSAQRQKEVN; from the coding sequence ATGACTGATAAATTGGTCCACATTGTCGGCATCAGCGGTGGTCGCGAGAGTGTTCCTCCGGCTACCAGAGAAATCATTGAAACGGCAGAGTTGCTCATTGGCGGTGCTCGTTTGCTGAAGATGTTCCCCGAAATCAAGGCCGAGAGGCTAGCCATCGGCCATAACTTGCCCGAGGTTATCGCCGCGGTCAAGGATAACCTTCCCCGGCGCCGGGTAGTTGTGCTGGCATCGGGCGACCCGAACTGTTACGGCATTGCCAAGAACCTGACCGGTGCTCTGGGACCGGATAATATCAAAATAATACCGGGAATCAGTGCCTTTCAACTGGCGTTTGCCGCGGTTAAAATCTCCTGGGATGATGCCGTCCTGTCCAGCGTTCACTCCCGGCCGATTGACGACATTATCGGTCTGGTGCGCCAAAACCAGAAGGTATCGTTGTTGACCGACAGAGACAACACGCCGTCAAAAGTAGCGCAAACCCTGATTGCGGCCGGGATAGATCGCCAGGTCTATGTTTGTCAGGATCTGGGTACGGGCGATGAGCAAGTATTTTCAGGAACTTTAGCGGAAGTTGCCGCAGCTGAGTTTTCGCCGCTTAACGTGATGATTCTCTTGGGTGAATTGCCACCGAAACAAGATATGCCGTTCTTCGGGCAGGACGACACGAGTTTCATTTTCCGCACCCCTGATAAAGGACTTATCACCAAGATGGAGGTCAGGGCCATCAGCCTAGCCAAACTTGGCCTGCGGGATGATAGTGTAGTCTGGGATATCGGGGCTGGCAGCGGTTCGGTCTCCATTGAGGCTGCCCGGGTGGCACGCTGCGGCCGAGTGTTCGCTATAGAACGAGCCGCTGAAAGCCTTGAAGGATTGAAGGCCAACGTCGCAAAATTCAGCGATGGAAATATCTCTGTCATCGAGGGCGGCGCGCCTGAGGCGTTAATCGGACTGCCTGATCCGGACGCCGTATTCATCGGGGGCAGTGGCGGTAGGATAAACAAGATACTGGCTAAGATTTCCGGCCGTTTGAATACTCAAGGCCGTATCGTGCTCAATCTGGCCACAATCGAGAATCTCACCGAGGCCAGGCAAGCATTAAATGATCTTGGATTTGATTCAGATATGATTATGCTCAATATTTCGCGCAGCCGCGCGATCGGCAGTCTAACCCGGTTCGAACCATTGAATCCGGTATTCATCTTATCAGCCCAACGGCAGAAAGAGGTAAACTAG
- the cobI gene encoding precorrin-2 C(20)-methyltransferase, whose translation MTQGKLYGIGVGPGDPELVTIKALRLLREVTAIFAPCKAEGEPSLASRIVCQLDGTLGAKITNLVFPMSDDETELDAAWRAAARAVAAKLDDGHDCAFIAEGDPFLFGSFIYLYEKLAADADRWIEVVPGVSSITAAPARAGIPLVRGDERLAVVPAPSDREAIRSVLSEFDSVIFMKINPVFDELVVVLEEMGLLGRATVVIKASTTEERIIRDLRELNGRKPGYFSLMMVRR comes from the coding sequence GTGACTCAAGGAAAACTATACGGTATCGGTGTCGGACCCGGCGATCCGGAACTGGTTACCATCAAGGCATTGCGTCTCCTTCGAGAAGTCACAGCTATTTTTGCCCCATGTAAAGCGGAAGGAGAGCCCAGCCTGGCCTCGCGCATCGTTTGTCAGCTTGACGGTACTCTGGGAGCTAAAATCACCAACCTTGTTTTCCCCATGTCTGATGATGAGACGGAACTCGATGCCGCCTGGCGGGCCGCTGCCCGTGCCGTTGCCGCCAAGCTCGATGACGGTCACGATTGTGCCTTCATTGCGGAGGGCGATCCGTTTTTGTTCGGCAGCTTCATCTATCTCTACGAAAAACTGGCCGCCGACGCTGACCGATGGATTGAGGTCGTACCCGGCGTTTCATCGATCACCGCCGCGCCGGCCCGCGCCGGCATTCCTCTGGTGCGAGGCGATGAGCGGCTGGCTGTTGTGCCGGCGCCTTCGGACCGGGAGGCGATTCGGAGCGTTCTCTCCGAATTTGACAGTGTTATATTCATGAAAATCAATCCGGTTTTTGATGAACTTGTCGTTGTGCTGGAAGAAATGGGGCTTCTAGGCCGGGCCACGGTGGTAATAAAGGCTTCGACCACTGAAGAGCGTATTATCCGCGACCTTAGGGAACTCAACGGCCGGAAACCCGGCTATTTTTCACTGATGATGGTACGGAGGTAA
- the cobM gene encoding precorrin-4 C(11)-methyltransferase: MTQVYFIGAGPGDPDLITVKGMKALGQAQVVIYADSLVNPEVLKFAQPGAEIHKSAAMNLEETTAVIEKAVADGKLVARLQTGEPSLYGAIGEQMAELDKRGIGYTVIPGVSSLFASAAALRTELTIPEVSQTVVITRLAGRTPVPENEALHRLASNGGTLAIFLSSGMVPEVAAELLKGGRNAETPVAVVYRASWPEEKVIRTTIANLASDVSKAGISRQALIIVGDVLAAKDRGMVSKLYDKEFSHGYR; the protein is encoded by the coding sequence ATGACCCAGGTATATTTTATCGGGGCCGGCCCGGGCGATCCCGATCTCATAACGGTCAAGGGCATGAAGGCGCTTGGTCAGGCGCAGGTTGTTATATATGCCGATTCGCTGGTTAATCCAGAAGTGTTGAAATTTGCTCAACCCGGTGCCGAGATTCACAAGAGTGCCGCGATGAACCTGGAAGAAACTACCGCTGTCATCGAAAAAGCGGTCGCCGATGGCAAGCTGGTAGCCCGGCTACAGACCGGCGAGCCAAGTCTCTACGGCGCCATTGGTGAACAGATGGCTGAACTGGACAAGCGGGGCATCGGATACACTGTGATCCCTGGCGTGAGCTCCCTCTTTGCCTCCGCTGCGGCGCTAAGAACAGAACTGACAATCCCAGAGGTCAGTCAGACGGTGGTTATTACCCGTCTGGCTGGTCGTACGCCCGTACCCGAAAATGAGGCATTGCACCGCCTGGCCAGCAATGGTGGCACGCTGGCTATATTCCTCAGCTCCGGTATGGTGCCGGAGGTCGCCGCCGAACTGTTAAAGGGCGGCCGCAATGCGGAGACTCCGGTGGCCGTGGTTTACCGCGCCAGCTGGCCGGAGGAAAAGGTGATCAGGACAACAATCGCCAATCTTGCGTCCGATGTCTCAAAGGCGGGGATTTCCCGCCAGGCGCTCATCATTGTCGGCGATGTACTTGCCGCGAAAGATAGGGGCATGGTTTCCAAGTTATACGATAAAGAGTTCTCCCATGGTTACCGCTAA
- the cobJ gene encoding precorrin-3B C(17)-methyltransferase encodes MVTAKLGIVAVTKKGTALGRRLKSLSPQSVLYAPSRFLDNPQTGEHPYEGPVGELIGRLFKECGSMALIMASGIAVRAIAPHLKSKQSDPAVIVIDECGENVISLLSGHLGGANALTQKVAAVLGSHPVITTASDVSHNLSPDNLAARNNWRTEPGSDFTGLAAALINGDPVGIYQDSGETDWQETISGNVTLYKTIEELKYEKATARMVITNREVKLDSDIPTATFHPKNLAVGIGCNRGTSASMIEKAINGVFLKYGLSTMSIAMLTSVDLKSDELGLITYAKMGDIPLKFFPSDELARVPVPSSPSAHALTHAGTPSVAEAAALSASGNTALLVEKHAVDGQVTVAVAEIVASTVKRGKLSVVGIGPGDFADMSFRARQAIDESDVVIGYKMYLDLIQPLLAGKTLMSSGMTKEVDRTREAVKLACAGKIVSLISSGDAGIYGMAGLALEVAAEMEVTPEIVVIPGISAVSAAASLLGAPLMTDFCTISLSDYLTDWPKIEKRIALAAEADFVIGFYNPKSRKRPHQIEKAVQILSRHRDSGTPVGIVSDAYRPDQTVVITDLASLTRQEVGMTSIVIVGNSQTTIIEGRMVTSRGYQQKYELGDSDST; translated from the coding sequence ATGGTTACCGCTAAGCTCGGCATCGTCGCTGTCACCAAAAAGGGCACGGCGCTGGGGCGGCGGCTGAAGTCACTTTCACCGCAGTCCGTACTATACGCTCCGTCCCGGTTTCTCGATAACCCGCAGACCGGCGAGCATCCCTATGAAGGACCGGTGGGTGAACTGATCGGACGGTTGTTCAAGGAATGCGGGTCAATGGCACTCATCATGGCCAGCGGTATTGCTGTCAGGGCTATTGCGCCTCACCTTAAAAGCAAGCAGTCTGATCCAGCAGTGATCGTCATTGACGAATGCGGCGAAAATGTCATCAGCTTACTATCCGGGCACCTCGGGGGGGCTAATGCGCTAACCCAGAAGGTCGCGGCGGTGTTGGGGTCGCATCCCGTGATCACCACGGCAAGCGATGTCTCGCACAACCTGTCGCCTGACAATCTGGCGGCGCGTAATAACTGGCGCACCGAACCAGGCAGCGACTTTACCGGATTGGCCGCGGCGTTAATCAACGGGGACCCGGTAGGAATTTACCAGGATTCGGGAGAGACAGATTGGCAAGAAACGATTTCAGGAAACGTTACATTGTATAAAACAATCGAGGAATTGAAATATGAGAAAGCCACAGCCCGGATGGTGATAACCAATCGAGAAGTGAAGTTGGATTCCGATATTCCGACGGCAACCTTCCATCCCAAGAATTTGGCCGTGGGCATCGGTTGTAACCGTGGCACCAGCGCCTCCATGATCGAAAAAGCGATAAACGGGGTATTTTTGAAGTACGGCTTGTCAACAATGTCAATAGCCATGCTAACCTCCGTTGATCTGAAAAGTGACGAGCTTGGACTGATCACGTATGCTAAAATGGGCGATATCCCACTTAAGTTTTTTCCTTCCGATGAGTTGGCGCGGGTTCCGGTGCCGTCATCACCGTCGGCGCACGCCCTCACTCACGCAGGGACTCCTTCGGTAGCTGAGGCCGCTGCCCTGTCAGCAAGCGGCAACACGGCGCTCCTTGTGGAAAAGCACGCGGTGGACGGTCAGGTCACGGTGGCTGTAGCTGAGATCGTCGCCAGTACAGTCAAAAGAGGAAAACTGTCGGTAGTCGGCATCGGACCCGGTGATTTCGCCGATATGAGCTTTCGCGCCCGGCAAGCCATTGATGAAAGCGATGTCGTCATCGGCTACAAGATGTACCTCGATCTAATCCAGCCGCTATTGGCTGGGAAGACTCTGATGTCCAGCGGTATGACTAAAGAGGTAGATCGAACCCGCGAAGCAGTCAAATTGGCCTGCGCCGGGAAAATAGTCTCTCTCATCTCCAGCGGGGACGCCGGCATTTATGGTATGGCCGGCCTGGCACTCGAGGTGGCGGCGGAAATGGAAGTGACGCCGGAAATCGTGGTGATTCCAGGTATTTCAGCGGTTTCAGCTGCGGCCTCGCTCCTCGGTGCACCGCTTATGACCGATTTTTGCACCATCAGTCTGAGCGATTATCTCACCGACTGGCCGAAGATAGAGAAGCGGATTGCGCTGGCCGCTGAAGCTGATTTCGTCATCGGCTTCTATAATCCCAAGAGTCGGAAACGGCCGCACCAGATCGAAAAGGCCGTACAAATTCTCTCAAGGCATCGTGACAGCGGTACCCCGGTCGGCATCGTCAGCGATGCTTACCGTCCGGATCAAACCGTGGTCATTACCGACCTGGCAAGTCTTACCCGGCAGGAAGTGGGTATGACCAGCATCGTAATCGTTGGTAATTCACAAACCACTATTATTGAAGGGCGAATGGTAACTTCCCGTGGGTATCAGCAGAAGTATGAACTTGGGGATTCGGATAGCACCTGA
- a CDS encoding DUF4256 domain-containing protein, whose amino-acid sequence MTTDHTKELSPAQHQELLITLEARFKTNFSRHKGLEWDKIQRKLEASPEKLWSLSEMERTGGEPDVVGYDDKTGEYIFYDCSPESPKDRRSASYDREALESRKEHQPKNSAVDLATAMGIELLTEAQYRELQGLGEFDTKTSSWIQTPPEIRKLGGALFGDRRFDTVFIYHNGAESYYAARGFSGRLKV is encoded by the coding sequence ATGACAACAGATCACACAAAGGAATTATCCCCGGCACAACACCAGGAGCTTCTGATAACCCTGGAAGCCCGCTTCAAGACAAACTTCAGCCGCCACAAAGGCCTTGAGTGGGACAAGATACAGCGCAAGCTGGAAGCCAGCCCGGAGAAACTGTGGTCACTCAGTGAAATGGAAAGAACCGGCGGAGAACCGGATGTGGTTGGTTATGATGACAAGACCGGTGAATACATTTTTTACGATTGCTCACCGGAAAGCCCCAAAGACCGCAGAAGTGCCTCCTATGATCGTGAAGCGCTGGAGTCACGGAAAGAACATCAGCCGAAAAACAGTGCCGTTGACCTGGCAACCGCCATGGGTATTGAGCTTTTAACGGAAGCCCAGTATCGGGAACTGCAGGGCCTCGGCGAATTTGATACGAAAACATCAAGCTGGATACAAACACCACCAGAAATTAGAAAACTGGGGGGTGCCCTCTTCGGCGACCGTCGCTTTGACACGGTATTTATCTACCACAACGGTGCGGAATCCTACTATGCCGCCAGAGGGTTCAGCGGTCGGCTGAAGGTATAA
- a CDS encoding AraC family transcriptional regulator, which translates to MQDHIERQLQEPISLHDLAVAAGYSPWHSARIFKELTGKTPFEYIRALRLSRAAARLRNGGARIIDVALDFVFESHEGFTRAFSRQFGMSPLNYARNKPPLKMFMPPGARDYYLTLQTGDTEMATNDMNMDTVFVQVVERPARKLLLKRGKKATHYFEYCEEVGCDVWETLSGIKDALYEPMGMWLPENLRPADTSAYAQGVEVPLDYTGQVPEGFDIVELPPCKMMVFQGQPYDDEKFEQAIGDLWAVMKRYNPETYGFRWADEDAPRFQLAPEGYRGYIEGRPVRELNKK; encoded by the coding sequence ATGCAGGACCACATTGAACGGCAACTCCAGGAACCGATTTCACTACACGACCTGGCAGTCGCGGCCGGCTATTCCCCCTGGCATTCGGCCAGAATATTCAAAGAACTCACCGGCAAAACTCCGTTTGAATACATACGGGCTTTGCGGCTGTCCCGGGCAGCCGCCAGACTACGCAATGGCGGCGCGCGAATCATTGACGTGGCTCTGGATTTTGTCTTTGAGTCCCATGAAGGATTCACCCGCGCTTTTTCCCGTCAGTTCGGCATGAGTCCCCTTAATTACGCCAGGAACAAGCCGCCGCTCAAGATGTTTATGCCGCCCGGCGCCCGTGACTATTACCTTACGCTACAAACAGGAGACACTGAAATGGCAACCAACGACATGAATATGGACACGGTTTTCGTCCAGGTAGTAGAGCGCCCGGCGCGGAAACTGCTTTTGAAACGGGGCAAAAAAGCGACTCATTACTTTGAGTATTGCGAAGAGGTAGGCTGTGACGTTTGGGAAACCCTTTCCGGCATCAAGGATGCGCTATACGAACCCATGGGTATGTGGCTACCGGAGAACCTCCGCCCGGCAGACACTTCGGCATACGCTCAGGGGGTGGAGGTACCGCTGGATTATACAGGACAGGTACCTGAAGGGTTTGACATCGTAGAACTACCGCCATGCAAAATGATGGTGTTCCAAGGGCAGCCGTACGACGACGAGAAATTTGAGCAGGCTATCGGGGACCTGTGGGCAGTGATGAAGCGCTACAACCCGGAAACCTACGGCTTCCGCTGGGCGGATGAAGACGCCCCCCGATTCCAATTGGCACCGGAGGGGTACCGGGGTTATATTGAAGGCCGGCCGGTGAGAGAACTGAACAAAAAGTAG
- the rbr gene encoding rubrerythrin: protein MGKSIKGTRTEVNLLTAFAGESQARNRYTYFAGAAKKEGFEQIAHIFIETAENEKEHAKVFFKYLEGGDVEITATYPAGVIGSTRENLEEAANGEKMEWSVIYANFAAVADEEGFVDIATSFREIAEVEEFHERRYRSLAANIDKGEVFKRPATVKWHCTNCGYVHEGPEAPECCPACKHPQSYYELLAENW from the coding sequence ATGGGAAAATCAATTAAGGGTACCAGGACTGAGGTTAATTTGCTGACCGCCTTTGCCGGCGAGTCTCAGGCACGTAATCGCTACACCTATTTTGCCGGCGCCGCCAAAAAAGAGGGCTTTGAACAAATAGCCCATATCTTTATTGAAACTGCGGAAAATGAGAAAGAGCATGCCAAGGTATTTTTCAAATACCTGGAAGGCGGTGATGTAGAAATTACCGCCACTTATCCAGCCGGTGTCATCGGCAGCACCCGTGAAAACCTGGAAGAAGCGGCCAACGGTGAAAAGATGGAATGGTCGGTGATATATGCCAATTTCGCCGCTGTAGCGGATGAAGAAGGCTTTGTTGATATCGCGACTTCTTTCCGCGAAATCGCTGAGGTGGAAGAGTTCCATGAGCGGCGTTATCGTTCTTTGGCTGCTAATATTGATAAGGGTGAAGTCTTCAAACGCCCGGCGACCGTAAAATGGCATTGCACCAACTGTGGTTACGTCCATGAAGGACCCGAAGCGCCGGAATGTTGCCCCGCTTGCAAACATCCGCAGTCCTATTATGAACTGCTGGCTGAGAACTGGTAA
- a CDS encoding potassium channel family protein — MSATLKRLLLVIGILIGIVAVGTGGFMAVEKLTFFDAFYLTVMTITTVGYGDIVAATTGGKVLSMVVVITGFTFFTAVVVTSVQLFFEKREDTRRAQQLNTLTTLFFSEIGDNLLRMLHQCDVDHHRLQAALPDQSEWTEDDFAPLSRALKLHRVNIDPLAADAEALRKLLASGLLFRLLEAPHVFEHDLFNSLLRAMFHLRGELAAHPDLMVLKQAKLDHLASDFTKIYQPLVKLWLEHLNYLRRFYPTLFHSLLESNPFKPAVFKPDDANIAVL; from the coding sequence ATGAGCGCCACTCTTAAACGCCTGCTGTTAGTAATCGGTATCCTTATCGGGATCGTTGCCGTCGGTACCGGCGGCTTCATGGCCGTGGAGAAACTGACGTTCTTTGATGCCTTCTACCTGACGGTCATGACTATCACCACTGTGGGTTATGGCGATATTGTGGCGGCGACGACCGGAGGCAAGGTTCTTTCAATGGTGGTTGTCATTACCGGTTTTACATTTTTTACCGCCGTAGTGGTTACCAGTGTTCAACTTTTTTTTGAAAAGCGGGAGGACACCCGCCGCGCTCAGCAGTTGAATACATTGACCACCCTGTTTTTCAGTGAAATCGGGGATAATCTCCTTAGAATGCTCCATCAGTGCGATGTTGACCACCATCGGTTGCAGGCGGCATTACCTGATCAATCTGAATGGACGGAAGATGATTTCGCGCCTCTGTCTCGGGCCTTGAAACTTCACCGCGTTAACATTGATCCGTTAGCTGCTGATGCCGAAGCCTTGCGTAAGTTATTGGCTTCGGGTCTGTTGTTCCGCTTGCTGGAGGCACCCCATGTATTTGAACACGACTTGTTTAATTCTTTGCTTCGTGCCATGTTCCACTTGCGGGGCGAGTTAGCCGCTCATCCTGACCTGATGGTTCTCAAGCAGGCTAAGCTTGATCATCTTGCCAGTGACTTCACCAAGATCTACCAGCCGCTGGTCAAACTCTGGCTGGAACACTTGAATTACCTGAGACGATTCTATCCCACCCTGTTCCATTCTCTGCTGGAATCCAATCCGTTCAAACCGGCAGTTTTCAAACCTGATGATGCCAATATCGCTGTTTTGTAA